A portion of the Burkholderia pseudomultivorans genome contains these proteins:
- a CDS encoding IS3 family transposase (programmed frameshift) produces MEVLTGPERRRRWTAEQKLAMVRESFEPGKSVSMVARQHGVNPNQLFHWRKLYQDGSLSAVKAGEEVVPASELADALKQIRELQRMLGKKTMENEILREAVEYGRGKKMDSALALAAGGRPVKLVCEVLGVSRSNVSARLSRPATWRDGRQSRQTDDASVVEEIRRVVGDLPSYGYRRVWGSLRNERIAAGQVPFNAKRIYRIMRTHGLLMQRRPAPPRPQRRHDGKVAVARSNQRWCSDGFEFRCDNGEPLRVTFALDCCDREAMSWAATTAGHSGDIVRDVMLAAVENRFGNELHTPSEIEWLSDNGSGYTADDTRRFAVAIGLKPLTTPVCSPQSNGMAESFVKTMKRDYVAFMPKPDAATAARNLAIAFEHYNEKHPHSALKYRSPREFRRSMDSATLV; encoded by the exons ATGGAAGTGTTGACGGGCCCGGAGCGCCGGCGGCGCTGGACGGCGGAGCAAAAGCTGGCGATGGTTCGCGAGAGTTTCGAACCAGGGAAGTCGGTTTCGATGGTCGCGCGGCAGCACGGCGTGAACCCGAACCAGCTGTTCCACTGGCGCAAGCTGTACCAGGATGGGAGCCTGTCAGCGGTCAAGGCTGGCGAGGAAGTGGTTCCGGCCTCAGAGCTGGCCGACGCGCTCAAGCAGATTCGCGAGCTGCAACGGATGCTCGGCAAGAAGACCATGGAGAACGAGATTCTCCGCGAAGCAGTCGAGTACGGCCGGG GCAAAAAAATGGATAGCGCACTCGCCCTCGCTGCCGGAGGACGACCAGTGAAACTGGTTTGTGAAGTTCTCGGCGTGTCGCGCTCGAACGTATCGGCACGACTGTCGCGTCCGGCGACGTGGCGCGATGGCCGTCAATCGCGGCAGACGGACGATGCGAGCGTGGTCGAGGAAATCCGCCGAGTCGTCGGCGATTTGCCCAGCTATGGCTATCGCCGGGTGTGGGGCTCGCTGCGCAATGAACGCATTGCTGCCGGACAGGTGCCGTTCAATGCGAAGCGCATCTATCGCATCATGCGCACTCACGGTCTGCTGATGCAACGGCGTCCAGCCCCGCCTCGGCCGCAACGTCGGCACGATGGCAAGGTGGCCGTCGCGCGCAGCAATCAGCGATGGTGCTCGGACGGCTTCGAGTTCCGCTGCGACAACGGCGAGCCGCTGCGGGTGACGTTTGCGCTGGATTGCTGCGACCGAGAGGCGATGAGCTGGGCAGCCACGACAGCAGGTCACAGCGGCGACATCGTGCGCGACGTGATGCTGGCTGCAGTGGAAAATCGGTTTGGCAACGAACTGCATACCCCGTCCGAAATCGAGTGGCTGAGCGACAACGGTTCGGGCTACACGGCCGACGACACGCGCCGGTTCGCAGTGGCCATCGGCCTGAAGCCATTGACCACACCGGTGTGCAGCCCACAAAGTAATGGGATGGCAGAGAGCTTCGTGAAGACGATGAAACGCGACTACGTCGCCTTCATGCCGAAGCCGGACGCAGCGACTGCCGCACGCAACTTGGCCATCGCGTTCGAGCATTACAACGAGAAGCATCCCCATAGCGCGCTGAAATACCGCTCGCCTCGCGAGTTCCGGCGCTCGATGGATTCAGCAACCTTAGTGTGA